TTCAAAAAGCCTAGTAATGAAGAATTAAGTCACGACTTTCTGTGGCGTTATCATCAGCGGACACCGCAGCGAGGAATGATTACGATTTTTAATCGTTCTCACTATGAAGACGTGCTGATCGTGCGGGTGCAGCAACTGGTTCCAGAGGACGTTTGGCGTAAGCGCTACCACGTCATTAATGAGTTTGAGCAAATGCTCAGTCTCAATAACATCGCAGTCATCAAGTTTTTTCTCCACATTTCCAAAGACGAACAAAAACGGCGGTTAGAGAGTCGGCTACAAAATCCAGATAAGCTTTGGAAGTTTTCCAGTAACGATGTTGAACAGCGCCAGCTGTGGGATGACTACCAAAAAGCCTATGAGGACGCGATTAATAATTGCTCGACTGCCTACGCCCCATGGTATATAGTGCCTGCCAATAACAAGTGGTATCGAAACTTGGTAATTGCTCGGGCGATCGCCGACACTCTAGAAGCAATGAACCCCCAATATCCAGCAGTAGAGCAGGGATTAGAAAACATTACAATTCCAGATTAAGATCTGTCTAATTTCCAGAGGCAGCTAGAAACCAAATTAGTACATACGTGAGCCACAATTGGCACTAATAAGTTGCCAGTTGCGACGGCGCTATACCCGAATAGCAGACCTACAGTAGTTGCCCAGACTACATAAGGCCACTGATGGGAGCCGCCAAGGTGTAAAATGCCAAAGCAAAGACTCGATGCAATAATGCCG
This window of the Chroococcidiopsis sp. CCMEE 29 genome carries:
- a CDS encoding polyphosphate kinase 2 family protein, whose translation is MSQPKKSKNNPNTPANEIATAEASKTEQAAAEATTQAADVMSPETIVVDEPPPKPDYPRYRVHPGEQLRLAELDPDACEHYKKKKDIEQELEKQRDRLSKLQERLYAESKRSLLIVLQAMDTGGKDGTIKHVFQGINPQGCRVWSFKKPSNEELSHDFLWRYHQRTPQRGMITIFNRSHYEDVLIVRVQQLVPEDVWRKRYHVINEFEQMLSLNNIAVIKFFLHISKDEQKRRLESRLQNPDKLWKFSSNDVEQRQLWDDYQKAYEDAINNCSTAYAPWYIVPANNKWYRNLVIARAIADTLEAMNPQYPAVEQGLENITIPD